The following proteins are encoded in a genomic region of Brachypodium distachyon strain Bd21 chromosome 1, Brachypodium_distachyon_v3.0, whole genome shotgun sequence:
- the LOC104581613 gene encoding probable carboxylesterase 12 — MVKGGLLLLNLSCTALQITGSTPDTSSASTPSCTPAGKMASSDAGAAGACEAVKIELLPFIRVYRSGRVERLLGTATVPASLDAATGVASRDVAIDPATGVSVRLYLPPAATSSGRGGNNKLPVLVYFHGGGFMVESAASPTYHRYLNALASRAGVLAVSVEYRRAPEHPLPAAYDDSWAALAWAVAGCESYSSNPWLSAHGDKSRVFLAGDSAGANIAHNVAARVAAQGLPTPGAAAIVGVLLVHPYFWDASNAMGPELETRIRGEWRFTWARPEAQVDDPRLCPTCAPGAAPRLAALPCERVMVAVAGEDFLAAKGRAYYAALLASGWRGEAELVDTPGQGHVFHLLRPWTEAAAEMLDRVAAFIDRA, encoded by the coding sequence ATGGTCAAGGGAGGTCTGCTTCTGCTCAATTTGTCCTGCACCGCGCTCCAGATCACAGGCTCGACTCCAGACACAAGTTCAGCTTCAACACCCAGCTGCACGCCCGCCGGGAAAATGGCTTCcagcgacgccggcgccgccggcgcgtgCGAGGCCGTGAAAATCGAGCTCCTCCCCTTCATCCGCGTCTACAGGAGCGGCCGCGTCGAGCGCCTGCTGGGCACGGCCACCGTGCCCGCGTCCCTCGACGCCGCCACGGGCGTGGCCTCCAGGGACGTCGCCATCGACCCCGCCACGGGCGTCTCCGTCCGCCTCTACCTCCCGCCTGCGGCTaccagcagcggccgcggcggcaatAACAAGCTGCCCGTCCTCGTGTacttccacggcggcggcttcaTGGTCGAGTCGGCCGCGTCCCCGACGTACCACCGCTACCTCAACGCGCTCGCCTCCCGTGCGGGCGTCCTCGCCGTGTCCGTCGAGTACCGCCGCGCGCCCGAGCAcccgctccccgccgcctACGACGACTCGTGGGCGGCGCTCGCGTGGGCGGTCGCCGGCTGCGAGTCCTATTCCTCCAATCCATGGCTCTCGGCGCACGGGGACAAGTCCCGCGTGTTCCTGGCCGGCGACAGCGCGGGCGCCAACATCGCGCACaacgtcgccgcgcgcgtcgccGCCCAGGGCCTCCCAACGCCGGGCGCGGCAGCCATCGTCGGCGTGCTGCTGGTGCACCCGTACTTCTGGGACGCGTCCAACGCCATGGGGCCGGAGCTGGAGACGAGGATCCGCGGCGAGTGGCGGTTCACGTGGGCGCGACCGGAGGCCCAGGTGGACGACCCGAGGCTGTGCCCGACGTGTGCGCCCGGGGCAGCGCCGAGGCTCGCGGCGCTGCCGTGCGAGAGGGTGATGGTGGCCGTGGCCGGGGAGGACTTCCTGGCGGCGAAAGGGCGGGCGTACTACGCGGCGCTGCTGGCGAGCGGGTGGCGCGGGGAGGCCGAGCTGGTCGACACGCCGGGGCAAGGCCACGTGTTCCATCTCCTGCGCCCGTGGAcggaggcggccgcggagaTGTTGGACCGCGTCGCGGCTTTCATCGATCGTGCTTGA
- the LOC100824556 gene encoding UDP-glycosyltransferase 73C6 → MMACQGAPNGRGTDEDDIGMGARAHFVFVPLMYQGHVIPAVDTALLLATHGALASVVATPYNAARIRPTVDSARQSGLPIRLIELPLDCAAVGLPDEADDVDRIPMDRMTNYFRALALLAGPLERHLRAHPPRPTCIVSDFCHAWTVGVAASLGVPRLSFFSMCAFCLLCQHNVERYNAYDGVADDNEPVVVPGLEKRVVVTRAQAPGFLRTPGFEELADEIERARADADGVVMNSFLEMEPEYVAGYSEARNMKVWTIGPVSLYHQHEATLAARGNTAAATVDADDCLRWLQGKEANTVLYVSFGSIVHTDPKHVVELGLGLEASGHPFIWVLKNADQYGEAVREFFRDLEERVAGRGMLIRGWAPQVLILSHPAVGGFVTHCGWNSTLEAITAGLPMVTWPHFSDQFLNEKLVVDVLGIGVSVGVKNPLAWWAEKTEIVVDRQVVEAAVRSIMDGGEEGEERRRKALALSGKARAAVQEGGSSLANLLDLIKRFEVDAGDRTTG, encoded by the coding sequence ATGATGGCTTGCCAAGGAGCACCAAACGGCCGGGGGACGGACGAGGACGACATCGGCATGGGCGCCAGAGCCCACTTCGTGTTCGTCCCGTTGATGTACCAGGGGCACGTGATCCCGGCGGTGGAcacggcgctgctgctggccacCCACGGCGCGCTCGCCAGCGTCGTGGCCACGCCGTACAACGCCGCGCGCATCCGCCCCACGGTCGACTCCGCGCGCCAGTCCGGCCTGCCGATCCGGCTcatcgagctcccgctggacTGCGCGGCCGTGGGCCTGCCAGACGAGGCAGACGACGTGGACCGCATCCCGATGGACCGCATGACCAACTACTTCCGCGCCCTGGCGCTCCTCGCGGGGCCCCTGGAGCGGCACCTCCGCGCGCACCCGCCGCGCCCGACCTGCATCGTGTCCGACTTCTGCCACGCGTGGACCGTGGGCGTCGCGGCCAGCCTCGGCGTCCCGCGGCTCAGCTTCTTCAGCATGTGCGCCTTCTGCCTCCTCTGCCAGCACAACGTCGAGCGGTACAACGCCTACGACGGCGTGGCCGACGACAACGAGCCGGTCGTCGTTCCTGGATTGGAGAAGAGGGTCGTGGTAACGAGGGCGCAAGCTCCTGGGTTCCTCCGGACGCCCGGGTTCGAGGAGCTGGCCGACGAGATCGAGCGCGCGcgagccgatgccgatggcgTCGTCATGAACTCCTTCCTGGAGATGGAGCCGGAGTACGTCGCCGGCTACTCGGAGGCCAGGAATATGAAGGTGTGGACCATCGGGCCGGTCTCGCTCTACCACCAGCACGAGGCGACGTTGGCGGCGAGAGGgaacaccgccgccgccaccgttgaCGCGGACGACTGCCTCCGGTGGCTCCAAGGCAAGGAGGCCAACACCGTCTTGTACGTCAGCTTCGGGAGCATCGTGCACACAGATCCGAAGCACGTCGTGGAGCTCGGGCTCGGGCTGGAGGCGTCGGGGCACCCGTTCATCTGGGTCCTGAAGAACGCCGACCAGTACGGCGAGGCGGTGCGCGAGTTCTTCCGTGACCTCGAGGAGCGCGTCGCCGGGCGCGGCATGCTGATTCGAGGGTGGGCGCCCCAGGTGCTGATCCTGTCTCACCCGGCGGTGGGCGGCTTCGTGACGCACTGCGGGTGGAACTCGACGCTGGAGGCGATCACGGCGGGCCTGCCGATGGTGACATGGCCGCACTTCTCGGACCAGTTCTTGAACGAGAAGCTGGTCGTGGATGTGCTGGGGATCGGCGTGAGCGTCGGGGTCAAGAATCCGTTGGCGTGGTGGGCGGAGAAGACGGAGATCGTGGTGGATAGAcaggtggtggaggcggccgTCAGGAGCATCATGgacggaggagaagagggggaggagaggaggaggaaggcgctGGCGTTGTCGGGTAAGGCGAGGGCGGCCGTGCAGGAGGGCGGGTCGTCGCTTGCAAACCTGCTGGATTTGATCAAGCGTTTCGAGGTGGACGCGGGAGACCGCACGACTGGATGA